A single genomic interval of Stenotrophomonas sp. ZAC14D1_NAIMI4_1 harbors:
- a CDS encoding YicC/YloC family endoribonuclease — translation MIRSMTAYAGGERVTPWGTLGCELRSVNHRFLEVGTRLPEELRALEPQLRERIAARLSRGKLDLVMRLRAPEGAASLQVNEALLGQLGQLAHRLTSDFPNLQVSFTELLQLPGVTQGEATDAAALQAEALSLLDQALDGFVAAREREGDKLAAAIAERVDGIERIANDVRTLIPAIRDGQRAKLAGRLADLPHPVDPGRAEQELVMWLQKLDVDEELDRLGSHIVEIRRVLKQREPVGRRLDFLLQEFNREANTLGSKSVDSRTSNAAVELKVLIDQIREQVQNIE, via the coding sequence ATGATTCGAAGCATGACCGCCTATGCCGGCGGCGAGCGCGTCACCCCGTGGGGCACGCTGGGCTGCGAGCTGCGCTCGGTCAACCACCGGTTCCTGGAAGTGGGCACCCGCCTGCCCGAGGAACTGCGTGCGCTGGAGCCGCAGCTGCGCGAGCGCATCGCCGCCCGCCTGAGCCGCGGCAAGCTGGACCTGGTCATGCGCCTGCGCGCGCCGGAAGGTGCCGCCAGCCTGCAGGTGAACGAAGCGCTGCTGGGCCAGCTGGGCCAGCTCGCGCACCGCCTGACCTCCGATTTCCCCAACCTGCAGGTCAGCTTCACCGAACTGCTGCAGCTGCCGGGCGTGACCCAGGGCGAGGCCACCGACGCCGCCGCCCTGCAGGCCGAGGCGCTGTCCCTGCTGGACCAGGCACTGGACGGCTTCGTCGCCGCCCGTGAGCGCGAGGGCGACAAGCTGGCCGCCGCCATTGCCGAGCGCGTGGATGGCATCGAGCGCATCGCCAATGACGTGCGCACGCTGATTCCGGCCATTCGCGACGGCCAGCGCGCCAAGCTGGCCGGCCGCCTGGCCGACCTGCCGCACCCGGTCGACCCCGGCCGTGCCGAGCAGGAACTGGTGATGTGGCTGCAGAAGCTGGACGTGGACGAGGAGCTGGACCGCCTGGGCAGCCACATCGTCGAGATCCGCCGCGTGCTGAAGCAGCGCGAGCCGGTGGGCCGTCGACTGGACTTCCTGCTGCAGGAGTTCAACCGCGAAGCCAACACGCTGGGGTCGAAGTCGGTGGACAGCCGCACGTCCAATGCCGCGGTCGAACTGAAGGTGCTGATCGACCAGATCCGCGAGCAGGTGCAGAACATCGAATGA
- the rph gene encoding ribonuclease PH — MSDSRPSGRQPDQLRPVVIQRGFTRHAEGSVLVCFGETRVLCTASVENRVPGFLRGKGEGWVTAEYGMLPRATHTRSDREAARGKQGGRTLEIQRLIGRSLRACVDRNALGERTITLDCDVLQADGGTRTAAITGAYVALVDAVNVLMKRGDVKRNPILGAVAAVSVGVYRGTPVLDLDYAEDSDCDTDMNVVMNDGGGFIELQGTAEGHAFRRDELDALLGLAEKGVGELLAAQQAALSA, encoded by the coding sequence ATGTCCGATTCCCGCCCCAGCGGCCGCCAGCCCGACCAGCTCCGTCCGGTCGTCATCCAACGCGGCTTCACCCGCCATGCCGAGGGTTCGGTGCTGGTGTGCTTCGGTGAAACCCGCGTGCTGTGCACCGCCAGCGTGGAAAACCGCGTACCGGGCTTCCTGCGTGGCAAGGGCGAAGGCTGGGTGACCGCCGAGTACGGCATGCTGCCGCGCGCCACCCACACCCGCAGCGACCGTGAAGCGGCGCGTGGCAAGCAGGGCGGCCGCACCCTGGAAATCCAGCGCCTGATCGGCCGCAGCCTGCGTGCGTGCGTCGACCGCAACGCGCTGGGCGAACGCACCATCACCCTGGACTGCGACGTGCTGCAGGCCGACGGTGGCACCCGCACCGCCGCCATCACCGGCGCCTACGTGGCCCTGGTCGATGCGGTGAACGTGCTGATGAAGCGTGGCGACGTCAAGCGCAACCCGATCCTCGGCGCCGTCGCGGCGGTGTCGGTGGGCGTGTACCGCGGCACCCCGGTGCTGGACCTGGACTACGCCGAAGACAGCGACTGCGACACCGACATGAACGTGGTGATGAACGACGGTGGCGGCTTCATCGAGCTGCAGGGGACCGCCGAAGGCCACGCCTTCCGCCGCGATGAACTGGACGCGCTGCTGGGCCTGGCCGAAAAGGGCGTGGGCGAGCTGCTGGCCGCACAGCAGGCGGCGCTGTCGGCATGA
- a CDS encoding VOC family protein: MNRRIALTTLVVADYDEAIAWYTGKLGFALLDDIDQGSKRWVVVGPTDGSAAALLLARASNEEQRSRIGNQTGGRVGFFLNTDDFHHDHAAMVAAGVEFLEAPREEPYATVAVFRDLYGNTWDLLEPR; this comes from the coding sequence ATGAACCGCCGCATCGCCCTGACCACCCTGGTGGTGGCCGACTACGACGAAGCCATTGCCTGGTACACCGGCAAGCTCGGCTTCGCCCTGTTGGACGACATCGACCAGGGCAGCAAGCGCTGGGTGGTGGTCGGGCCGACCGATGGCAGCGCTGCCGCCCTGCTGCTGGCCCGCGCCAGCAACGAGGAACAGCGCAGCCGCATCGGCAACCAGACCGGCGGCCGCGTCGGCTTCTTCCTCAACACCGATGACTTCCACCACGACCACGCGGCAATGGTCGCCGCCGGCGTCGAATTCCTGGAAGCGCCGCGCGAAGAGCCCTATGCCACCGTCGCGGTGTTCCGCGATCTGTACGGCAACACCTGGGACCTGTTGGAGCCCCGCTGA
- the rdgB gene encoding RdgB/HAM1 family non-canonical purine NTP pyrophosphatase, with amino-acid sequence MKTLVLASHNAGKLVEMQEILADLPLQITSAAELGLGDVEETGLTFVENALLKARAACAATGLPALADDSGLIVDALGGAPGLYSARYAGHPTNAAANNAKLLDAMADVPDGQRSARFYAVIVLLRHATDPQPLICEGRWEGQIIRELRGTNGFGYNPVFLDTTHGLTAAEMEPALKNAISHRATALQQLKQQLATWL; translated from the coding sequence ATGAAGACGCTCGTGCTTGCCAGCCATAACGCCGGCAAACTGGTGGAAATGCAGGAGATCCTCGCCGACCTGCCGCTGCAGATCACCTCGGCCGCCGAACTGGGCCTGGGGGACGTGGAGGAAACCGGCCTGACCTTCGTCGAGAACGCGCTGCTGAAGGCACGCGCGGCCTGCGCAGCCACCGGCCTGCCGGCACTGGCCGATGATTCGGGCCTGATCGTCGATGCCCTCGGCGGTGCGCCCGGCCTTTACAGCGCGCGCTACGCCGGCCACCCGACCAATGCCGCGGCCAACAACGCCAAGCTGCTGGACGCGATGGCGGACGTGCCCGATGGCCAGCGCAGTGCCCGCTTCTATGCGGTCATCGTGCTGCTGCGCCATGCCACCGACCCGCAGCCGCTGATCTGCGAAGGCCGCTGGGAAGGGCAGATCATCCGCGAACTGCGCGGCACGAACGGCTTCGGCTACAACCCGGTGTTCCTCGATACCACCCACGGCCTGACCGCTGCGGAAATGGAGCCGGCGTTGAAGAATGCCATCAGCCACCGCGCCACCGCCCTGCAGCAGCTCAAGCAGCAGCTGGCCACCTGGCTCTGA
- the hemW gene encoding radical SAM family heme chaperone HemW — protein MPHDHDHCNHLPGEACSGDHAHDTAPRLVPPPLSLYVHLPWCVRKCPYCDFNSHQAKGELPFEAYIDALLRDLDQDLPLVWGRVVHSVFFGGGTPSLFPPEAIDRFLQQASARLRFAPNAEITLETNPGTAEHGRFDRYRAAGVNRLSFGIQSFDDAALKRLGRIHDSGEAERAVKMAQDAGYDNFNIDLMYALPEQTLAGAEADLERAFALQPAHISHYQLTLEPNTVFFARPPQGIPDEDHAWDMQEHCQALLAQAGFGQYEVSAYARPGRQSAHNLNYWRFGDYLGIGAGAHGKISSGAEEHVLRRWKLKHPQAYMDSAGSPASFGGDDVIAADRLPFEYMLNLLRLHEGFGLRDFESRTGLPRSVLDAPLAEAVQRGWLTVANGHVQPTELGRRFTNDVVSLFLED, from the coding sequence ATGCCGCACGACCACGACCACTGCAACCACCTGCCCGGCGAAGCCTGTTCCGGCGACCACGCGCACGACACCGCGCCGCGCCTGGTACCGCCACCGCTGTCGCTGTACGTGCACCTGCCGTGGTGCGTGCGCAAGTGCCCGTACTGCGATTTCAACTCGCACCAGGCCAAGGGCGAGCTGCCGTTCGAGGCCTACATCGACGCCCTGCTGCGCGACCTTGACCAGGACCTGCCGCTGGTCTGGGGCCGGGTGGTGCACAGCGTGTTCTTCGGTGGCGGCACGCCCAGCCTGTTCCCGCCGGAAGCCATCGACCGCTTCCTGCAGCAGGCCAGCGCGCGCCTGCGCTTCGCGCCCAATGCCGAGATCACCCTGGAAACCAACCCGGGTACCGCCGAGCACGGCCGCTTCGACCGCTACCGCGCGGCCGGCGTGAACCGCCTCAGCTTCGGCATCCAGAGCTTCGACGATGCCGCGCTGAAGCGCCTGGGCCGCATCCACGACAGTGGCGAAGCCGAGCGCGCGGTGAAGATGGCGCAGGACGCCGGCTACGACAATTTCAACATCGACCTGATGTACGCACTGCCGGAACAGACCCTGGCCGGTGCCGAGGCCGACCTGGAGCGCGCGTTCGCGCTGCAGCCGGCACACATCTCGCACTACCAGCTGACCCTGGAACCGAACACCGTGTTCTTCGCGCGGCCGCCGCAGGGCATCCCCGACGAGGACCATGCCTGGGACATGCAGGAACACTGCCAGGCGCTGCTGGCACAGGCCGGTTTCGGCCAGTACGAAGTGAGCGCCTATGCCCGCCCCGGCCGGCAGAGCGCGCACAACCTGAACTACTGGCGCTTCGGCGATTACCTGGGCATCGGCGCCGGCGCGCACGGCAAGATCAGTTCCGGTGCCGAGGAACACGTGCTGCGGCGCTGGAAGCTCAAGCACCCGCAGGCCTACATGGACAGCGCCGGCAGCCCGGCCTCGTTCGGTGGCGACGACGTGATCGCGGCCGACCGCCTGCCCTTCGAGTACATGCTGAACCTGCTGCGCCTGCATGAAGGCTTCGGCCTGCGCGATTTCGAGTCGCGCACCGGCCTGCCGCGCAGCGTGCTGGATGCGCCGCTGGCCGAGGCCGTGCAGCGCGGCTGGCTGACCGTGGCCAATGGCCATGTGCAGCCCACCGAGCTGGGCCGCCGCTTCACCAATGATGTGGTGAGCCTGTTCCTGGAGGATTGA
- a CDS encoding DUF1631 family protein, translating to MSAAFPFATPDSARLAAADLPPRVRELLGELLVLCRHVLTAPLILTVEAAEQALLHDADHARNPQMQAELLAQRGQLHAFAGTFCERMLDALADSLVQLRAPQDIAPAAAPARPPGLLGLSLVDDHEVDRTLVLTEMVRRENQRSGNALNLLGQRLAVLAAAPAFDNDTLPLAPQALCALVRRLAEQDGLSAELQLALYRSFERQLLERLGDVLERSNTLLAQHGVLPGLVYTPYLARSSSTRRIITQSVGGGRTTQPAPRSAEPLTGWSGSGRAGSWSALMQNAFADATPPGAPNPELTTPPANLLHDLLQQARHAAPMAIEPPSVPSGLVDAVLARLQAQAGAATSITDLQTAVTAQLRSEHGAQAQLASHDRDHLDLLRLLLQQVQQQQRPDPVPAALLARLQVPLARAAMADPAFFVRDEHPARELLNTIAEAGANWLGDDDVDPQLMQRLAQSVQGLLGQDARTPEAFAAANEEIQQHQRAAAHRAELAERRHVEAARGKERLALARREASAQIDQQCQAQEPPRFVQTLLREAWADALTLTRLRHGDDSAQWQERLQQTERIAAVTAAPAEADSVPDAPLAAEVEAALLQVGYHPEEASAVARRLATPGGEDEHTSRTELSARLKARARLGEHAAPHTGAHAAAPRTAAEQASHDQLTSLPFGSWFDLADEDGSVRRQRLSWYSLLTGHVLFVNPRGQKSSETDLDTLARQMAAGRAQLVTEEKGRLVDRAWQASLSALRALAGRRRQEPDA from the coding sequence ATGTCTGCCGCTTTCCCTTTTGCCACCCCTGACAGCGCGCGCCTGGCCGCCGCAGACCTTCCCCCACGCGTGCGCGAGCTGCTGGGTGAACTGCTGGTGCTGTGCCGGCATGTGCTGACCGCCCCGCTGATCCTCACCGTGGAAGCGGCCGAACAGGCGTTGCTGCACGATGCCGACCACGCCCGCAACCCGCAGATGCAGGCCGAGCTGCTGGCCCAGCGTGGCCAGCTGCATGCGTTCGCCGGCACCTTCTGCGAGCGCATGCTCGATGCGCTGGCCGACAGCCTGGTGCAGCTGCGCGCGCCGCAGGACATCGCGCCGGCGGCCGCACCCGCCCGCCCGCCGGGCCTGCTGGGGCTGTCGCTGGTGGATGACCACGAAGTGGACCGCACCCTGGTGCTGACCGAGATGGTGCGCCGGGAGAACCAGCGTTCGGGCAATGCGCTGAACCTGCTGGGCCAGCGCCTTGCGGTGCTGGCCGCCGCCCCCGCGTTCGACAACGACACCCTGCCACTGGCACCGCAGGCGCTGTGCGCCCTGGTGCGGCGCCTGGCCGAACAGGATGGCCTGAGCGCGGAACTGCAGCTGGCGCTCTACCGCAGCTTCGAACGCCAGCTGCTGGAACGCCTCGGCGACGTCCTGGAGCGCTCCAACACCCTGCTGGCGCAGCACGGCGTGCTGCCCGGCCTGGTCTACACCCCGTACCTGGCACGGTCGTCCAGCACCCGCCGGATCATCACCCAGTCCGTCGGCGGCGGTCGCACGACGCAGCCCGCGCCGCGCTCGGCCGAACCGCTGACCGGCTGGAGCGGCTCGGGCCGCGCCGGTTCGTGGTCGGCGCTGATGCAGAACGCCTTCGCCGATGCCACGCCGCCGGGAGCGCCCAACCCGGAACTGACCACGCCACCGGCCAACCTGCTGCACGACCTGCTGCAACAGGCGCGGCATGCCGCACCGATGGCCATCGAACCGCCCTCGGTGCCCAGCGGGCTGGTGGATGCCGTGCTGGCGCGCCTGCAGGCACAGGCCGGTGCCGCCACCAGCATCACCGACCTGCAGACCGCGGTGACCGCGCAGCTGCGCAGCGAGCACGGTGCGCAGGCCCAGCTGGCCAGCCATGACCGCGACCACCTGGACCTGCTGCGCCTGCTGCTGCAGCAGGTGCAGCAGCAACAGCGCCCCGACCCCGTCCCGGCCGCCCTGCTGGCCCGCCTGCAGGTGCCGCTGGCACGCGCGGCGATGGCCGACCCCGCCTTCTTCGTGCGCGACGAACACCCTGCACGCGAACTGCTCAACACCATCGCCGAAGCCGGCGCCAACTGGCTGGGCGATGACGATGTGGACCCGCAGCTGATGCAGCGGCTGGCGCAGAGCGTGCAGGGCCTGCTGGGCCAGGACGCACGCACGCCGGAGGCATTTGCGGCGGCCAACGAGGAAATCCAGCAGCACCAGCGCGCCGCCGCCCACCGTGCCGAGCTGGCCGAACGCCGCCATGTCGAGGCAGCGCGCGGCAAGGAACGGCTGGCCCTGGCCCGCCGCGAAGCCAGCGCGCAGATCGACCAGCAGTGCCAGGCACAGGAACCGCCGCGCTTCGTGCAGACCCTGCTGCGCGAGGCCTGGGCCGACGCGCTGACCCTGACCCGGCTGCGCCATGGCGATGACTCGGCGCAGTGGCAGGAGCGCCTGCAGCAGACCGAACGCATTGCAGCCGTCACCGCCGCACCGGCCGAGGCCGACAGCGTGCCCGACGCGCCGCTGGCCGCGGAAGTGGAAGCGGCCCTGCTGCAGGTCGGCTACCACCCCGAGGAAGCTTCGGCGGTCGCCCGTCGCCTGGCCACGCCCGGCGGCGAAGACGAGCACACCTCACGCACCGAGCTGAGCGCGCGCCTGAAGGCACGTGCACGCCTGGGCGAGCATGCGGCGCCCCATACCGGCGCTCACGCCGCCGCACCGCGCACGGCGGCCGAACAGGCCAGCCATGACCAGCTGACCAGCCTGCCCTTCGGCAGCTGGTTCGACCTGGCCGACGAGGACGGCAGCGTGCGCCGCCAGCGACTGTCCTGGTACAGCCTGCTGACCGGCCACGTGTTGTTCGTCAATCCGCGCGGGCAGAAGAGCAGCGAAACCGACCTGGATACGCTGGCCCGGCAGATGGCCGCTGGCCGGGCGCAGCTGGTCACCGAAGAAAAAGGCCGCCTGGTCGACCGCGCGTGGCAGGCCAGCCTGTCGGCCCTGCGCGCGTTGGCCGGTCGCCGCCGCCAGGAGCCTGACGCATGA
- a CDS encoding PilZ domain-containing protein, which translates to MSQLPPQDTRRAPRRQVSDLVPVTDQMRDSVVGRLGNVSETGMLMLASQPLRDDALYQLRFPLPLGDGRSAAIDVGVHLLWSEPAHAPGQSWAGFRFLTLSREHRHLLRAWIGEDSDEAPVSTG; encoded by the coding sequence ATGAGCCAGCTACCGCCGCAGGACACCCGCCGCGCACCGCGCCGCCAGGTGTCCGACCTGGTCCCGGTCACCGACCAGATGCGCGACAGCGTGGTGGGCCGGCTGGGCAATGTGTCCGAAACCGGCATGCTGATGCTGGCCAGCCAGCCCCTGCGCGACGACGCGCTGTACCAGCTGCGCTTCCCGCTGCCGCTGGGCGATGGCCGCAGCGCAGCCATCGATGTGGGCGTGCACCTGCTGTGGAGCGAGCCGGCGCATGCCCCGGGCCAGAGCTGGGCTGGGTTCCGCTTCCTGACCCTGTCGCGCGAACATCGGCATCTGCTGCGCGCCTGGATCGGCGAGGACAGCGACGAGGCGCCGGTTTCGACAGGCTGA